Proteins co-encoded in one bacterium genomic window:
- the odhB gene encoding 2-oxoglutarate dehydrogenase complex dihydrolipoyllysine-residue succinyltransferase: MIHEVEVPSVGESISEGILAVWLVGDGERIEKGQPLFELETDKASTEVPAPESGVVAHKAAADDEVKVGQVVATIDTEATGEARAKKEEKKPAPKEAPKKEEPKAEPKAPAPQKVEQPVEKKAEAPAKEGASHRQASSVARKMAEQYGVDVAEIPGTGPGGRVTREDVLLAMERTGRIGEEKAEESAPEPAAPQVEEEDVPRLPPMPPVAKSPHELETPKPTPSEKPAPKKAEGDGDVTRERMSMLRRRIAERLVSAQHNAAMLTTFNDVDMSAVMNLRREYKEQFKDRHGVGLGFMSFFVRATVKALQDFPRVNAEIDETDIVLHNRYHVGVAVSTPRGLVVPVLRDANERSFADIESQIVDFATRARAGKIELDELQGGTFSITNGGVFGSLLSTPILNPPQSAILGMHRIEERPVARNGEVVIRPMMYLALSYDHRIVDGREAVSFLVRIKECIENPERLLLDV, encoded by the coding sequence ATGATTCACGAAGTTGAAGTTCCTTCCGTAGGCGAATCGATCAGCGAAGGCATTCTCGCCGTGTGGCTTGTGGGCGACGGCGAGCGCATCGAGAAGGGCCAGCCGCTCTTCGAATTGGAGACAGACAAGGCATCGACCGAGGTGCCCGCTCCGGAATCCGGCGTAGTCGCGCACAAGGCGGCGGCGGACGATGAGGTCAAGGTCGGCCAGGTCGTCGCCACGATCGATACGGAAGCCACCGGCGAAGCACGGGCAAAAAAAGAAGAGAAGAAGCCGGCTCCGAAAGAAGCGCCTAAGAAGGAAGAGCCAAAGGCTGAGCCGAAGGCACCCGCGCCTCAGAAGGTCGAGCAACCGGTCGAAAAGAAGGCAGAGGCGCCCGCGAAAGAAGGCGCCTCGCATCGTCAGGCATCCAGCGTCGCGCGCAAAATGGCCGAGCAGTATGGCGTGGACGTCGCGGAGATCCCCGGCACTGGACCGGGCGGTCGCGTAACACGCGAGGACGTGCTCCTCGCCATGGAACGCACAGGCCGCATCGGCGAAGAGAAGGCCGAAGAGTCCGCTCCTGAACCTGCAGCACCGCAAGTTGAGGAAGAGGACGTTCCGCGCCTGCCCCCGATGCCGCCGGTTGCGAAATCGCCGCATGAGCTTGAGACACCGAAGCCAACCCCGTCCGAGAAGCCTGCTCCAAAGAAAGCCGAAGGCGACGGCGATGTAACCCGCGAGCGCATGAGCATGCTGCGTCGCCGGATTGCCGAGCGCCTCGTTTCCGCGCAGCACAACGCAGCGATGCTGACCACGTTCAACGATGTGGACATGAGCGCCGTGATGAACCTGCGCCGCGAATATAAGGAGCAATTCAAGGACCGCCACGGCGTGGGGCTCGGATTCATGTCGTTCTTCGTGCGCGCCACTGTGAAGGCGCTGCAGGACTTCCCGCGCGTCAATGCGGAGATCGATGAGACGGACATTGTACTGCACAACCGTTACCATGTTGGAGTCGCCGTGTCGACACCGCGAGGCCTGGTCGTTCCAGTGTTGCGCGATGCCAACGAGAGATCATTCGCGGACATCGAGTCGCAGATCGTCGATTTCGCAACGCGTGCTCGCGCCGGCAAGATCGAGTTGGATGAGTTGCAGGGCGGGACGTTCTCGATCACAAACGGCGGCGTCTTTGGCTCACTACTGTCGACGCCGATTCTGAATCCGCCACAGAGCGCCATTCTGGGGATGCACCGAATCGAGGAGCGCCCCGTAGCGCGCAACGGGGAAGTCGTGATCCGGCCGATGATGTACCTGGCCCTGAGTTACGATCACCGGATCGTCGACGGACGCGAAGCGGTCAGCTTCCTGGTTCGTATCAAGGAGTGCATTGAGAATCCCGAGCGCCTGCTGCTCGACGTCTGA
- the acnA gene encoding aconitate hydratase AcnA, with protein sequence MTETMMKDSFSTRSSFDVDGRSIEYFSLPKLAEAGVGNVETLPFSLKVLLENLLRTEDGVRVSSDEIKALANWDPKATPDQEIAFSVARVLLQDFTGVPAVVDLAAMRDALGDLSGDPAKINPIQPADLVIDHSVQVDHSAEPTAYQQNMEKEYERNGERYAFLRWGQKAFRNFRVVPPGTGICHQVNIEYLAGSILEREIDGSTFALPDTLVGTDSHTPMVNGLGVVGWGVGGIEAEAAMLGQPISMLIPQVVGVELTGKLPAGATATDLVLTITDLLRKTGVVGKFVEFFGEGLSRLAVTDRTTISNMSPEFGCTVSIFPIDEKTLEYLRFTGRDEKHVRMVEAYCKAQGMFRTDDSPAPRFTQVVKLDLGSVVPTIAGPKRPQDKIEVSSAQKAWKSTLEQMVPDANRRSAQAKVGQNGSSFDLTHGDVVIAAITSCTNTSNPAVMLAAGLVAKKAHEKGLTRKPWVKTSLAPGSMVVTDYLRKAGLDKYLDALGFNLVGYGCTTCIGNSGPLAPEISQAIADEKLVATSVLSGNRNFEGRISQDVRANYLASPPLVVAYAIAGTMDTSLDTEPIGTDKDGKDVYLKDIWPTQEEVQTVLAEAVDSEMYRSEYSRVFEGDEKWRSMPAPEGNLYEWQGDSTYIQKPPFFVGMKMEPEAVQNIEGARVLAMLGDSVTTDHISPAGAIAKDSPAARYLMAQGVEPKDFNSYGSRRGNHEVMMRGTFANIRLRNLLLPGSEGGVTRHLPDGEQMSIYDAAMKYQKEGTPLVILAGKEYGSGSSRDWAAKGTTLLGVRAVLAQSYERIHRSNLIGMGVLPLQFLEGEGIEKLGLTGEEQFTIAGIAAGLKPGMKVDVKAIGADGQTKAFQALVRIDTPNEVEYYRHGGILQYVIRQLAKS encoded by the coding sequence ATGACCGAAACTATGATGAAAGATTCCTTTTCCACACGTTCGAGTTTCGATGTGGACGGACGTTCCATCGAGTATTTTTCCCTGCCCAAACTGGCAGAGGCGGGAGTCGGCAACGTCGAAACGCTGCCGTTCTCGCTGAAGGTTCTGTTGGAGAATTTGCTTCGTACAGAGGATGGCGTCCGGGTCTCCTCTGACGAAATCAAGGCCCTGGCCAACTGGGATCCGAAAGCGACCCCTGACCAGGAAATCGCCTTCAGCGTCGCCCGCGTGTTGCTTCAGGACTTCACTGGCGTTCCCGCCGTCGTCGATCTCGCCGCCATGCGCGATGCCCTTGGCGACCTGAGCGGCGATCCCGCGAAGATCAATCCGATCCAGCCCGCCGATCTCGTGATCGATCACTCAGTTCAGGTCGATCATTCGGCCGAGCCGACAGCCTATCAGCAGAACATGGAGAAGGAGTACGAACGCAACGGCGAGCGCTACGCGTTCCTGCGCTGGGGCCAGAAGGCGTTTCGCAACTTCCGCGTCGTCCCGCCCGGCACGGGCATCTGTCACCAGGTAAACATCGAGTATCTTGCCGGCTCCATTCTGGAGCGAGAGATCGACGGCTCCACATTCGCACTGCCGGACACGCTGGTTGGAACGGACTCGCACACGCCGATGGTCAATGGCCTGGGTGTTGTCGGCTGGGGCGTTGGCGGAATCGAAGCAGAGGCCGCAATGCTCGGCCAGCCGATCTCGATGCTGATCCCGCAGGTTGTCGGCGTGGAACTGACGGGGAAACTGCCCGCCGGCGCCACCGCCACGGACCTTGTGCTGACGATCACTGACTTGCTGCGCAAAACCGGCGTGGTCGGCAAGTTCGTCGAGTTCTTCGGCGAAGGCCTTTCGCGCCTGGCAGTGACGGATCGCACGACGATCTCCAACATGTCCCCGGAGTTCGGCTGCACGGTCTCCATCTTCCCGATCGATGAAAAGACCCTCGAGTATCTTCGCTTCACCGGCCGCGATGAGAAGCACGTGCGAATGGTCGAGGCCTACTGCAAGGCGCAGGGCATGTTCCGCACGGACGACAGCCCAGCACCACGTTTCACCCAGGTCGTGAAGCTGGACCTCGGCTCGGTCGTTCCGACGATCGCCGGCCCGAAGCGCCCGCAGGATAAGATCGAAGTCAGCAGCGCGCAGAAGGCATGGAAGTCGACGCTCGAGCAGATGGTGCCCGATGCGAATCGTCGTTCCGCACAGGCGAAGGTCGGACAGAATGGCTCTTCCTTCGATCTGACGCACGGCGACGTGGTGATTGCGGCGATCACGAGTTGCACGAACACATCGAACCCCGCCGTGATGCTGGCTGCCGGGCTCGTTGCGAAGAAGGCCCACGAGAAGGGCCTGACGCGCAAGCCGTGGGTGAAGACAAGCCTCGCGCCGGGCTCGATGGTCGTGACGGATTACCTGAGGAAGGCCGGTCTCGACAAGTACCTTGATGCGCTCGGATTCAACCTGGTCGGGTACGGCTGTACGACTTGCATCGGCAACAGCGGTCCGCTGGCGCCGGAAATCTCGCAGGCGATCGCCGATGAGAAGCTCGTCGCGACTTCCGTTCTTTCCGGCAACCGTAACTTCGAAGGCCGCATCAGCCAGGATGTTCGCGCGAACTACCTCGCGTCGCCGCCGCTGGTCGTCGCTTACGCGATCGCCGGCACGATGGACACAAGCCTGGATACGGAGCCGATCGGCACCGACAAGGATGGCAAGGATGTCTATCTGAAAGACATCTGGCCGACTCAAGAGGAGGTCCAGACAGTCCTGGCCGAGGCCGTCGATTCCGAGATGTACCGCAGCGAATACAGCCGCGTGTTCGAAGGCGACGAAAAGTGGCGCTCGATGCCCGCGCCGGAGGGCAACCTCTACGAGTGGCAGGGCGATTCCACATACATCCAGAAGCCGCCTTTCTTTGTCGGCATGAAGATGGAGCCCGAAGCCGTGCAGAACATCGAAGGCGCTCGCGTGCTGGCTATGCTCGGCGATTCGGTCACGACGGACCACATCTCCCCTGCCGGCGCGATTGCAAAGGACAGCCCTGCGGCTCGCTACCTGATGGCGCAGGGCGTCGAGCCGAAGGACTTCAACTCCTACGGTTCGCGACGCGGTAATCACGAGGTGATGATGCGCGGCACGTTCGCGAATATCCGCCTGCGGAATCTTCTGCTGCCGGGATCGGAAGGCGGCGTGACACGTCATCTGCCCGACGGCGAGCAAATGTCGATCTACGACGCCGCGATGAAGTATCAGAAAGAAGGCACGCCGCTCGTGATTTTGGCGGGCAAGGAGTACGGCTCCGGCTCGTCGCGCGACTGGGCGGCAAAGGGCACGACGCTCCTTGGCGTACGGGCGGTGCTGGCGCAAAGCTACGAGCGCATTCACCGCAGTAACCTGATCGGCATGGGCGTGCTTCCGCTTCAGTTCCTGGAAGGCGAAGGCATCGAGAAACTCGGCCTGACGGGCGAGGAGCAATTCACGATCGCCGGCATCGCCGCAGGATTGAAGCCTGGCATGAAAGTCGATGTGAAGGCAATCGGCGCGGACGGACAGACCAAGGCGTTCCAGGCTCTCGTTCGTATCGATACGCCAAACGAAGTCGAGTACTATCGCCATGGTGGAATCCTGCAGTACGTGATTCGGCAGTTGGCGAAGTCCTGA
- a CDS encoding 2-oxoglutarate dehydrogenase E1 component — MSSEPGQGEAINSWNPEYMEALYNQWRQDPQSVTEEWRAFFQGFELGQSFAVEAPQESGASADEIEESAVERLHTHEELTQFEWLQAQVDSLIYHYRDVGHLIAQLDPLGRNRESHALLELAAFGLDESHLDMQFHADKLLWGPPRMTLREILAALRETYCRSIGAEYMHIQNTPERRWLQRRMEKDQNHPQLPVGKKLRIARLLRKATAFERFLHTNYVGQKRFSLEGGETLIPLLDAIVEKAPYEGLQEIVLGMAHRGRLNVLTNILQKSYEEIFTEFEDNYTPGMVMGDGDVKYHKGYSLDWYTYQGQKVHLSLTANPSHLEAVYPVVEGRARAKQRILGDFERTKVMPLLIHGDAAFPGQGIVAETLNLSQLVGYRTGGSIHIIVNNQIGFTTLPEDARSMAYCTDVAKSIQAPIFHVNADDPEAVIHIAEIAVEFRQKFQKDVVIDLYCYRRLGHNEGDEPSFTQPKLYEMINSHQTTQEIYMEKLIADGVATREMLDEMSQELDKYLSDAQGRAKNQQVVFAQQSLRDEWKDMQPIYTHDAVETGVPRERLVEVAEIWDRFPDGFEPNRKIRRLFGKRVEAVRNNEPLDWATAESLAFGSLLIEGTPLRLSGQDSRRGTFSQRHAAVWDSSSGEMYIPLNNIAAEQGRFCVYDSPLSEAAVLGFDYGYSLGNPDMMILWEAQFGDFANGGQTIIDQFIVSSESKWGRFSGLTMLLPHGYEGQGPEHSSAWLERFLQMCAQDNIQVCNISTPAQYFHALRRQMRRNFRKPLIIMAPKSLLRHPRATSRIDDMAEGHFREVLDDDRDPKKVQRIVMCSGKVYYDLLEYREQENIDDVAIVRVEQFYPFAENGLAAMMDRYRKKVEFVWCQEEPKNRGGWTFMSQRMQEHFDIRLRYVGRSSAASPATGSLHRHRQEQDEIVRTAMQMSKKALATSAK; from the coding sequence ATGAGTTCGGAACCCGGCCAAGGTGAGGCCATTAACTCCTGGAATCCGGAATACATGGAAGCACTGTACAATCAGTGGCGCCAGGATCCGCAGTCCGTCACGGAAGAGTGGCGGGCGTTTTTCCAGGGATTCGAACTGGGGCAGAGCTTTGCTGTTGAGGCGCCGCAAGAATCCGGCGCATCTGCAGATGAAATCGAAGAATCGGCTGTCGAACGCCTGCATACGCACGAGGAACTGACGCAGTTCGAGTGGCTACAGGCGCAGGTTGACTCTTTGATTTATCACTACCGCGATGTCGGGCACTTGATCGCGCAACTCGATCCGCTGGGGCGTAACCGCGAGTCCCACGCACTGCTGGAACTGGCGGCGTTCGGGTTGGACGAGTCGCATCTCGACATGCAGTTCCATGCCGACAAGCTGCTATGGGGTCCGCCGCGGATGACGCTGCGCGAGATCCTGGCGGCGCTGCGCGAAACGTACTGTCGCAGCATCGGCGCGGAGTACATGCACATTCAGAACACGCCGGAACGCCGCTGGCTGCAGCGCCGGATGGAGAAGGATCAGAACCATCCGCAGCTTCCGGTTGGCAAAAAGCTGCGGATTGCGCGGCTGCTGCGCAAGGCGACGGCATTCGAGCGCTTCCTGCACACAAACTACGTCGGACAGAAGCGTTTTTCGCTCGAAGGCGGCGAGACGCTGATTCCGTTGCTCGATGCGATCGTCGAGAAAGCGCCTTACGAAGGTCTTCAGGAGATCGTTCTCGGCATGGCCCATCGCGGGCGACTGAATGTGCTGACGAACATCCTGCAGAAGTCGTACGAAGAGATTTTCACGGAATTCGAAGACAACTACACGCCCGGCATGGTCATGGGCGACGGCGATGTGAAGTACCACAAGGGCTACTCGCTCGACTGGTACACGTACCAGGGGCAAAAGGTCCACCTGAGCCTGACCGCGAACCCAAGCCACCTCGAGGCGGTCTATCCGGTTGTCGAAGGACGGGCACGCGCGAAGCAGCGAATCCTCGGCGATTTCGAGCGCACCAAGGTGATGCCGCTGTTAATCCACGGCGATGCGGCCTTCCCCGGCCAGGGCATCGTGGCGGAAACGCTGAATCTCTCGCAGCTTGTCGGCTATCGCACCGGAGGATCGATTCACATTATCGTGAACAACCAGATTGGCTTCACGACGTTGCCGGAAGACGCGCGCTCGATGGCGTACTGCACGGACGTGGCGAAGAGCATTCAGGCGCCGATCTTCCATGTGAATGCGGACGATCCGGAAGCCGTGATCCACATCGCGGAAATCGCCGTCGAGTTCCGCCAGAAGTTCCAGAAGGACGTCGTGATCGATCTGTACTGCTATCGCCGTCTCGGACACAACGAAGGCGATGAACCGAGCTTCACGCAGCCGAAGTTGTACGAGATGATCAACAGCCATCAGACGACCCAGGAAATCTACATGGAAAAGCTGATCGCTGATGGCGTTGCCACGCGCGAGATGCTCGATGAGATGTCCCAGGAGTTGGACAAGTACCTGTCCGACGCGCAGGGCCGTGCGAAAAACCAGCAGGTCGTCTTCGCCCAGCAGTCCCTTCGTGATGAATGGAAGGACATGCAACCGATCTACACGCATGATGCCGTGGAGACGGGTGTGCCCAGAGAGCGATTGGTGGAAGTCGCCGAGATCTGGGATCGCTTCCCGGATGGTTTCGAGCCGAATCGTAAGATCCGCCGCCTGTTCGGAAAACGCGTCGAAGCCGTACGCAACAACGAGCCACTCGATTGGGCGACGGCAGAGTCGCTCGCGTTTGGATCGCTCTTGATCGAAGGCACGCCGCTGCGCCTCTCCGGCCAGGACAGCCGACGCGGGACCTTCAGCCAACGCCATGCGGCCGTGTGGGATTCAAGCAGCGGCGAGATGTACATCCCGCTGAATAATATCGCGGCGGAACAGGGACGTTTCTGCGTTTATGATAGCCCGCTGTCGGAAGCCGCCGTGCTGGGCTTCGACTATGGGTATTCGCTCGGGAACCCGGACATGATGATCCTCTGGGAAGCGCAGTTCGGCGACTTCGCAAACGGTGGGCAGACGATCATCGATCAGTTCATCGTTTCGAGCGAATCGAAGTGGGGACGCTTCAGTGGCCTTACGATGCTACTGCCGCACGGATACGAAGGCCAGGGACCGGAGCACTCCAGCGCGTGGCTTGAGCGCTTCCTGCAGATGTGCGCGCAGGACAACATCCAGGTCTGCAATATCTCGACGCCCGCGCAGTACTTCCATGCGTTGCGTCGGCAAATGCGCCGGAATTTTCGCAAGCCATTGATCATCATGGCCCCGAAGAGCCTGCTGCGCCATCCGCGGGCAACCTCGCGCATCGATGATATGGCCGAGGGGCACTTCCGTGAAGTGCTCGACGATGATCGCGATCCGAAGAAGGTGCAGCGCATCGTGATGTGTTCCGGAAAGGTCTACTATGATCTTCTCGAATATCGGGAGCAGGAAAACATTGATGATGTCGCGATCGTTCGCGTGGAGCAGTTCTATCCATTCGCCGAGAATGGACTGGCAGCGATGATGGATCGCTATCGCAAGAAGGTCGAATTCGTCTGGTGCCAGGAAGAGCCGAAGAACCGTGGAGGCTGGACGTTCATGTCGCAGCGCATGCAGGAGCACTTCGACATTCGACTGCGCTATGTCGGCCGTTCTTCCGCGGCCAGCCCGGCGACGGGTTCTCTGCACCGCCATCGCCAGGAACAGGATGAAATCGTCCGCACGGCGATGCAAATGTCAAAGAAGGCGCTGGCAACAAGCGCGAAGTAA
- the lipA gene encoding lipoyl synthase → MAETGRRLPPWIRGRIAAGAGYSKIRSLVDDKHLNTVCEEAQCPNLGECWTRGTATFMILGDTCTRACGFCAVKTGRPTELDLDEPRRVAESIRAMKLRHAVITSVNRDELTDGGAAVFADTIRQIRAKAPDCRIEVLIPDFLGERESLDLVFEERPEILNHNIETVPSLYTRVRPQAVYARSLQVLAMAKEAGLKTKTGLMLGLGETLDDVRDVMRDLVAIDCDILTLGQYLQPTKKHLPITRFVHPDEFRQLKEEGESMGLGHVESGPMVRSSYHAEEQSEEFV, encoded by the coding sequence TTGGCGGAAACCGGACGGCGCCTGCCGCCCTGGATTCGAGGCCGGATTGCGGCCGGTGCAGGCTATTCCAAGATCCGCAGTCTCGTCGATGACAAGCACCTGAACACTGTCTGCGAAGAGGCCCAGTGCCCGAATCTGGGCGAGTGCTGGACGCGCGGCACTGCAACGTTCATGATTCTCGGCGACACATGCACGCGTGCGTGCGGCTTCTGCGCCGTCAAGACAGGTCGCCCGACAGAACTCGATCTGGACGAGCCGCGTCGCGTGGCCGAATCGATCCGCGCGATGAAGCTTCGCCACGCGGTGATCACATCCGTGAATCGCGACGAGCTTACCGATGGGGGCGCGGCCGTCTTTGCCGACACGATTCGGCAGATTCGCGCAAAGGCTCCCGACTGCCGGATCGAGGTTCTGATCCCCGACTTCCTTGGCGAACGCGAATCACTCGACCTTGTCTTTGAAGAACGTCCGGAGATTCTGAACCACAACATCGAGACGGTGCCGTCGTTGTATACGCGCGTGCGCCCCCAAGCCGTTTACGCGCGGTCGCTGCAGGTTCTCGCGATGGCGAAGGAAGCCGGCTTGAAGACCAAGACCGGGCTGATGCTGGGCCTGGGCGAGACCCTCGACGACGTGCGCGATGTGATGCGCGACCTCGTTGCGATCGATTGCGATATTCTGACCTTGGGCCAGTACCTGCAGCCCACGAAGAAGCACCTGCCGATCACGCGCTTCGTTCACCCGGACGAATTCCGGCAATTGAAGGAAGAGGGCGAATCGATGGGCCTTGGCCACGTCGAGAGCGGCCCGATGGTTCGATCCTCTTACCACGCGGAAGAGCAGAGCGAGGAGTTCGTCTGA
- a CDS encoding tyrosine recombinase XerC has translation MAWNMPIEDALDSFHTFLRVEKNLSPRTREAYRYDLERFHKYLSGDGKESIGLKDVTPDHIREYMEFLQKDHGYKATTLSRVVASVRVFFDFCLEQELIDTSPAKDVHRPKLPKKLPIYLIEEEVRKLLTAVDTSTWIGRRDLTMLITMVYTGVRLQELVGLDTLDVDFSRETIKILGKGNKERLVPMNRQVREALELWLNDAERKVADGERALFTSSRGRRLSGRSVQYMVDRYVERAGIDKERISPHKLRHTFATLLHGRDVDLVDIQALMGHASIASTQIYTHTDAGRLQSAIDRLGIGD, from the coding sequence ATGGCCTGGAACATGCCCATCGAGGATGCTTTGGATTCGTTTCACACGTTCTTGCGTGTGGAGAAGAATCTCTCGCCGCGCACGCGGGAAGCCTATCGTTACGACCTGGAGCGCTTTCACAAGTACCTGTCGGGCGACGGAAAAGAGTCGATCGGGCTGAAGGACGTCACGCCCGATCACATTCGGGAATACATGGAGTTTCTTCAGAAGGACCACGGCTACAAGGCCACGACGCTGTCGCGAGTGGTGGCGTCGGTGCGAGTGTTCTTCGATTTCTGCCTGGAGCAGGAACTGATCGACACAAGCCCGGCCAAGGATGTTCACCGGCCAAAGCTGCCGAAGAAACTGCCGATCTACCTGATCGAGGAAGAAGTCCGCAAGCTCCTGACGGCTGTGGACACGTCGACATGGATCGGGCGCCGCGACCTGACGATGCTCATCACGATGGTCTACACGGGCGTGCGTCTGCAGGAACTGGTGGGGCTCGATACGCTGGACGTGGATTTCTCTCGCGAGACGATCAAGATTCTCGGCAAGGGCAACAAGGAGCGCCTAGTTCCGATGAACCGGCAGGTTCGCGAAGCGCTCGAGTTGTGGCTGAACGATGCCGAGCGAAAGGTCGCTGATGGAGAGCGTGCGCTCTTCACCAGTTCGCGAGGGCGCCGGCTGTCCGGACGATCGGTGCAGTACATGGTCGATCGCTACGTGGAACGCGCGGGTATCGACAAGGAACGCATTTCGCCTCACAAGCTGCGGCACACGTTCGCGACGTTGCTTCATGGTCGCGACGTGGACCTGGTGGATATCCAAGCGCTGATGGGACATGCCTCGATCGCCAGCACGCAAATCTATACGCACACCGATGCCGGGCGTCTGCAGTCGGCGATCGATCGGTTAGGCATTGGCGATTAG